The genomic DNA GTCAACATCCCGCGTACGTCACGGGAGCAGTTCGGCACCGGTGAAAACATCGACAGAGACGATCTGAAGGATGGCGACCTCGTCTTCTTCGGTGCCTCTCGAGACGAGATCAATCATGTCGGCATCTATGTCGGCAACCGTCGCTTCGTCCACGCGCCCCGGCGTGGTGCTGACATCAAGATTTCTTCCCTCGACGAGGAATATTTCGTCAAGAAATTCATCGGCGGCAAACGCTACTTCTAATTTTCAGTATCAATTACCTACAGAGGAAATCATCATGGCATTGATTAAACCGTTCCGGGCGCTGCGGCCGGCGTCCGATCTGGCCGAACGTGTGGCTGCGCTTCCGTATGACGTCATGAACGTGGAGGAAGCCCAAATGATGGCGGCAGGGAATCCCTACAGCTTCCTCCACATATCACGGCCGGAGATCGATCTGCCTTCAGAGGTCGATGTCCATTCGGAGCCCGTGTATGTGAAGGGGCACGAAAACCTTATGCACTTCATGAAAAACCGTGTTCTCATCCAGGATCAGCATGACTGCTACTACGTCTATCGGCAGAAAATGGGAGAAATCGTTCAGACAGGTCTCGTCGCCTGCGCCAGCGTTGACGACTACCAGTCGGGCGTGATTAAAAAACATGAGCTCACACGTGCCGACAAGGAAGAGGACCGCGTCATGCACATAGACCGGCTCGATGCCAACGATGAGCCGGTCTTTTACACCTATCGCCACGATGCACGAATAGCAGCTCTGGTAGCTGAAGTGACGCGGGGAGAGGCCGTTTACGATTTTACCACCGATGACGGCGTCGAGCATGCCCTGTGGGTGATCGACAAGACTGACGCTATTGCCGACCTTACGGCTCTCTTCGCAGCCATTCCGGTACTCTATGTCGCAGATGGCCATCATCGGAGTGCGGCCGCGAGCCGGGTTCGCGACCTTCGCATGAAGGCGAATCCGCACCATACAGGGGGGGAGGAATACAACTTCTTCCTTACGGTCATTTTTCCGGATGACGAGATGAACATCATGCCGTACAACCGTGCCGTGAAGGACCTGAACGGCCTCAGTCCGGAGCAGTTCATTGCCGGCGTCTCCGAGCAGTTCGAAATCGCACCTGTCGCTGGCCCGTTCCAGCCGGAGCGCACTCATCAATTCTGCATGGTCATGAATGGGAAATGGTTCGAACTCCGTGCACGTCAGGGATCGTTCAATCCCGATGATGCAGTATCGAGGCTGGATGTATCAATTCTCCAGAACAATCTTCTGAGTCCGATTCTTGGAATTCATAATCCCCGTACAGATCAGCGGATCCATTTTGTCGGCGGCATCCGGGGGCTTGCAGAGCTTGAGCGCCTTGTTGCCGGTGGTGAATACCAGGTCGCCTTCGCCCTCCATCCCACCTCGCTGGATGAATTGATGGCTCTGGCGGACGAAGGAAAAATCATGCCCCCTAAATCAACCTGGTTCGAACCGAAGTTGCGAAGCGGGCTGTTCGTCCACCTTCTTTCGTAGATACGTAAAAAATTCTAAAGAAACGAATAAGCAGTTCGATACATGCAAGTACGCAAACGGAAACGCTCCGAAAATTCATAATCAACAGCAGGAGGTTGCAGTGAGAGGTGTAGAAAAGTTGATTGTAGTTCTTCTTCTGATCGCAGGGATCATCATCCCGGCATGTGCACAGAAGGAGCAGAAGCCTGCAGGCGATAATGCGAAACAGCCCGCAGCCGCCGCACAGGCGGCCGTAAAGACTCCGTCGGGGCTGTCCTATGTTGATCTGGTCACCGGTACTGGAGCGGCCCCAACACCCGGCAAGCAGGTAAAGGTCCACTACACCGGGTGGCTTGAGGACGGCACCAAGTTCGACAGTTCGCTCGATTCAGGGCAGCCCTTCGTGTTCACACTGGGTGTGGGACAGGTGATTCCGGGATGGGACGAAGGGGTCCAAACCATGAAGACCGGCGGCAAGCGGAAGCTGATCGTGCCTCCTCAGCTCGGGTATGGTGCGGCCGGGGCCGGTGGCGTTATTCCTCCCAATGCGACCCTTATTTTCGAAGTGGAGCTTCTCGAAGTGCAGAACTGACACCTGTGGAGTGTGAGGCGGAGGTTGCAGCATGCAGCGAAAAGCATCGATAAGTATCCTCCTTCTCACACTCTTCCTACCAGGCCTTTGCAGTTTCCCTTCCTCAGTGGTGGCCGGGACCACCGGAACCACCTTCTATCTTGACGCTGCAATCATAGAGTTCGACGCGGTTGCCACCGCTAGAACCATTGACCTTCTGCTTCCTGCAGGGGTGAAGCCCGGTTCGCTCCGTCTCAAACCGGCTGGCCGGCAGGTGATTGAGATGGTGGAATTTCTTCCAATGCCTCGCAGCAAGGAACGGGAGCAAGAAGCTGCGCGGCTGTCGGAGCGCCGGGGGCACCTGTCGGACCGCCTGAAAGCGCTGGAGGCAAGGGAAGAGATCTTCCGCTCAGCCGCGAAGTCCCAGAGCGGGAAGGCGCCCCGCAAGACGAAGGGGAACCCCGAGCCGCTGGCCACCATCCGTCAAGGCACGGAATTCGCCATAGCCCAGCTGGAAGAGGTCTATCGGGCGCGTCGCAAGGCTGAGACGGAGCTGAAGGGGGTGGAGGCGCAGCTGGCCCGGCTCGGAGGAGAGGCGGAGAAAAAGGGGCAACGCGTCCGGATCAGGCTCTCCGGTAAAGGTGGCAAGATCAGGGGGAGCTACATACGTACCGACCTTGCCTGGACTCCCCGCTACGATTTCCGCCTTTCGGGAAATGGAAACGCCGATGTTGCCGTCCGGGCGACTCTTCCCGATTTCAAGGACACCGGCAGCTGGACCGTGGTACCCGCCACCATTTCGGATTCAGCATCTACCTCTTTTCCAGTGATCTCTCCGGATCGCCCCGTGGCAGCCTATCTGCTTCCGGTCGAAAAGGAAGCTTATCTGCCCGGAGCCCGTTCCCATCTTTCCTTTACCGTCACCAATACCGGGCAGACCGGGTTCCCTCCCGGCGAGGCGACGTGCTATCGGCAGGGTGAGTATGTTGGTACTCTCTCCTTCCCCGGTCTTCTTCCTGGTGAGAGCAGCACGATTTCAGCTGGAAGGTGAAGAAGCCACCTCGCTAACCTTGCCCCCTCCCTTGACTTTTCCACGTTTCTGTAGTTGAATCCAACGCCGGAACAGAATCCATAGCCTGAGGATCAATATGTTATCGTTCAAGTTCACGTGGCTTCGCCACGCTTCTCTTTTCGTGCCCCTCCTCGTCGCAGGGTGCGGCGGCAGCACGCAGGAAACAGTCGCGTTCAGCACCAGGACTCCCGCGTTCTATTATGCCCACGCGGCAGCAGTTAAAGATGGAACTGTGTATTCCTGGGGGTACAATGCCAACGGCCAGCTCGGGGCGGGCGGCACCAGTGGGAACACGCGGTATCTTGTCGATCCTGTTACTGTTGCGAGCAATGTACCGCCCCTTGAAGGGGTGACGGACGTTGCTGTGGGCGGGTCCCATACGCTGGCTTTCCGGAATGTGAGCGGGGCCACTATGTGGGCATGGGGCAATAACGGCTACGGGCAGGTGGGTACCGGGGACACTAATGTGCAGACGAGCGCCATGACCGTGAAGCGGGAGGGTGGTGCGGAGCTGATCAGTGTGAAGGGGGTGGCCGCCGGTACCGATTTCAGTCTTGCAGTGCGGTGGGACGGAACGGTGTGGTCCTGGGGGTCCAACAACTATGGGCAGCTAGGTGATAGCGGCTCTGAGAGAGCTCTTGCGAAGCCCATCAATGGTTTGAGCGGCATCCAGCAGGTCGCAGCGGGGAGCTATCACGGACTTGCGCTTACCGCCGACGGTAAAGTCTTCGGGTGGGGGCGTAATGACTATGGGCAGCTGGGGGTGGGGAGCACGGGCAGCCCTGCGACAGAGACTGCTCCGGTAGCCATCGCCTTTCCCGACGGTATCGAGATTATCGCTATTGCCGCAGGTGGACTGAACAGCTACGCCATCGACAGTACCAACCGTGTCTGGGCATGGGGCTATAACCAGTTCGGGCAGGTTGGGAAACCAAAGTTAGAGGACCAGGAGCGGCAGCCGACTCCCCAACGGGTTCCCGGACTCCCCGGTATCGTACAGATATCGGCCGGCCTCGATCACTGTCTGGCCCTGGGAGCAGACGGAACGGTCTGGGGCTGGGGATATAACGGCTACGGGCAGATAGGCCGTGCTGAAGTGCCCTCTGTTCCCGATGATAAAGATTATCCCACCCCTCAACTGATAACAGGCATAGAGGGCGCGGTAGTGAAAATCCGCGCCGTCGGCCACTACAGCCTTGCTTTTACAGCCGACTCGGTCTGGGCATGGGGCAGCAATGCCCAAGGCCAGCTGGCGCAGGGAGAAGGTGATAAAAAGCCTTCCGGCATCCCTCGCCGGGTTGGAGGGTTCTGAGGATGGGCGCAGAGAAAAGGCCGGATTTCGATCCGGCCTCTTTGTTTTTGCAGCGCCACGGGAAAAAGTGGATAGTGTCCTCGGCTGGTGCTTTTCTATAGCCGCTACTTGGCATGTGCAGGAACGGGCAGAGAGCGATATCTGAAGCTGTCATAACAACTTGCAGCCACCGGTAGCCGTCCCATCGGCATGAGCTACTTTACAAATTTCCGGTACGCCTCATGGGGGAACTCCACCTGCGGCTTCACCGGGAACCCCGACATTGCATCCCGCCCGGCCATGCCGATGGCGAGGACGTAGGTCCGTGAGTCACCGGGAGCGAGGCTTCTTGGACCCCACTGCAGCCCGAGGAAGCGGGTGTCGCTCGAGAGCGGTTTCTTTCGGTCGTCGAAATAGCCGGGGTTGTTGGAGAAGAAGGCGACGTCAGGTTTTTCCCCGAGCCACTCGATGAAGCTCGCCATGCGGGTGAAGTTATGGCTTTCGTTTATGAGGGGGTTGCCGTAATCGAATATGCCGGCATAGCTGTACTTGTCGGTATCGATGGAACCTTCGACATTGATGATGCTGTCCTGTAACCACCCTACGTCTCCCCTGGAAGTTCCGTAGTTACCCACCCATGGCTCGTCACCATAAACATACGAAAAATTGGCCTCCACTTTGCCGACGTTCCGTATTCTGGTAACGAGGGTAAAGTGAATGTCCCCCGCCGAAAACAGCGCGTAACGCTCCATGAGCAGAGTTGCATCCCCCAGTTTCACCTCGTGATTACTCATGATGGCGACCTTTTCATCAGTCGCGGACAGGATCCGGCTTCCCAGGAATTTCATCCGTGAAGGGGGGACGTTGAGCGGTTGCGGCCCATCGGTCAGGATCGCCTCGTTAACGCTGCACCAGATGTGGTTCCAGCGTGCTCCGTCATAGAAGGACATGCCGGTGGCATTAGGTGCAGTACGTTTCGCCAGTCGCAGGGAGAAGGGGAGGTTTCCCCCGACGAACAGGCCGGATGGAGCCCGGCCCGAGCCTTCGATGAACCTGCTGAAGCAGGTGACAAGCTTGGTACCGTTGGGGTAGTGGTTTATGACGTAGCCGCGCCCTGTTTTCTCATTCCAGTTGCAGGAAAGGCTCATGGGGGGGGCGGAGCTGGATTGTGCCAGCTCCGAATCATGCGGTCTCAGAAAGAAAGAGAGGAGCAGCTTCTCCTGCTCTCCGTGGAACAGGTCGTCGGTTATCCTGAAGGAGGAAATTCCATCCCCTTTCAGGAGAAAGATTCCTTCGTAACCGTTCCGCAGTTCCACGTGATAGGCAGCAGCCCCTCCCAGTGCGAGAACAATTGCTACAGCAGCAAAGAGGTAGTTCTTTTTCAGAGCCGATATCCGGAGCTTCATATTCACTGATTTCTAAGAGGGATTCCGGGTCGGCGGTTGCAGGGGTGGCGTCTTGACCGTTGTGTCCGACGGTGGGAGTCAATTGCTCATTAAAATTACCGCGACCGCAGACGAATAGCCACATAATTTTTTTTCATCCCCCATTTTGATCCACAGTAAATGTGGGAGGTATTGCCCTCACCTGCTTGTCCTGACGAAGCTACGGCCTTGCAAGCCGCGCTGCGATGTCGGCGACATGCCGTCCCTGGAAACGTGCGGCGGCCAACTCGTTTTCGCTGGGCATGCGTTCGCCACGCCCACCGGCGATGGTGCTGGCGCCGTATGGTGAGCCGCCGGTAATCTCGTCTATCCTCATCTGCTGGGCGAACGAGTAGGGAAGGCCTACGATGACCATACCGAAATGGAGCAGATTGACGTGGAAGGTGAGGATGGTTGATTCCTGCCCCCCGTGCTGCGTTGCCGAGCTTGCGAAAACACTTGCCACCTTGCCGACAAGCGCTCCTTTCAGCCAGAGCTGTCCGGTCGCATCGAGGAACTGGCGCATCTGGCCGCACATGTTTCCGTACCGCGTCGGCGTTCCGAAGATGATGGCATCATAATCGACAAGCTCATCGACGGTGCAGATGGGTACGTGGGCAAACGCCTTCTGGGCCTCCACCGCTCCCATCAGCTCCAGGACCTTCGGGGGGAGGGTTTCGGGGACACGCCTAAGTACCGCTTCCGCGTCGGCTATCTCCCGTACTCCTTCGGCAACTGCCTCAGCCATTCTGTGGATGTGTCCGTACAGCGAGTAGTATAGAACCAGAGCTTTCATGACTTCCTCCTCTGCGTCATAGATTCAGGAAGCTTAGCGTATCGTGACGCTTTCGCAAGAGTCCAGGGCATTTAGCGGCTTCCCCTTTTTCGGTTCAAGTTCTCTAACCGCTCGTCGATAAGCTTGCAAAAGACGAAGGAGCAGAATCATGAGGGAGAAGATCACGACATACGATTTCGGAACCGGGAGCAAAATGGCTCTTGCTATCACCGGTTTTATTCTTTGGTGGACACTGGGCGGACATCTGACTGAGTCGAGACTTGTTGCCGCCGGCTACGTGGTTTTGCTCATGACTGCGCTCTACTTTGTCCTGCGTCAGATGGAGCGTGCTTCCGCTCTGAGGCTCGTCGAGAAGAATTGGTCTCTGGCTGGGGAAAAGGTCGATCTCAACGAGACACTGTCCGTTCTGGAGGAGACATTCACTACTACGCTTCAATCGATAGCCGAAGCAGCAGACAACAACGACACGTACGCCAGTGGGCATAGTGCGCGTGTTGCTGACTTTTCTGTCAAGATCGGAAAAGCGATGGGACTTGCCGATGAGGAGCTGGAGTCTCTTCGGAAGGCGGCACTTTTCCACGATATCGGTAGAATATGGATTCCCGGCTATGTCCTCAGCAAGGAAGGCCCACTCAATGCTGAAGAACAATCCATGGTTCGAAAGCATCCTGTAATCGGTGCCGAACTCCTCGATTCCTCCCGGGCGCTCCCGAGCGAAACTGCAGCCGTTCTTCACCATCACGAACGCTTCGACGGTACAGGCTACCCCAACGGCCTCAAGGGACTGGCGATTCCTCTGGAGGCCCGGATACTGGCAGTGGCAGACGCATTCGATGCTATGACGTCGGATCGCCCTTACAGGAGCGCGCTGCTCATGCGTGACGCGCTCAACGAGCTTTACTCCAATGCCGGTACTCAATTCGACCCGCGTGTTGTAGAAGCCTTCATAAGTGTCCTCGACGACATTACCCAGGAAAATGACGTTGTACTCATGACTGACAAGCATTTCGGCGCGCGTCTTTACAGCACGATCGGAAATTGCTGAAACCGCTGCCGCTGTTAATCTGAAAGGGAAAGATCATCGAATACGGCAGGCATTTCCGCCTAAGCCGTATACAAAAACCTCCTAGAATTTTCGTTACTTGCCTTATTCACCCCCCTGTTTTTCCCCCCCCTTTTTGCTTGACTTACCCTGATGAACACGCTAATTTGTCGGTTTGGTAATCCGGCTGCGCAAGCAGCCCCCAGAAAGGGTGTATGGTGCAATGGAAGAGTTGAGCGAGTTGCTGCTCCAGAGAAGGCGGAAAGTCGATGCGCTGTGGGAAGCCGGAATCAACCCGTACCCCAACGATTTCAAGCCTGCGCATACTTCGGCCGACCTTCAGGCCGCTTACGGTGAAGTGCAGCAGATCGAGGAGAATCCGACCAGCTTCGTCGTCGCAGGAAGAATTCTCGCCCGCCGTTCGTTCGGCAAGGCTGCATTCATCCAGGTACAGGACCGGAAAGGGCGCATGCAGCTCTACGTCAAGAAGGATGCGGTCGGCCCCGACGTGTTCGAACAGTTTGAAACCTTCGACATAGGCGATATCATCGGTGCCGAAGGCTATCCGTTCCGCACCAAGACGGGAGAACTTTCACTTCATGTGACCAGCCTCAGGCTGCTTACCAAATCGCTACTGCCCTTGCCCGAAAAGTTTCACGGGCTGACCGATGTGGAGACCCGCTACAGGCAGCGCTACGTCGATCTTATCGTGAATCCGGAGGTGAGGGAAGTCTTCGCCAAGCGCTCCCGCATTGTAAATCTCATCCGGGAATTCATGACGGACAACGACTTCCTTGAAGTCGAAACGCCCATGATGCAGCAGATTCCCGGTGGAGCCACGGCGCGCCCCTTCGTGACCCATCATAACGCACTGGATATGGAGCTGTTTCTGCGGATTGCCCCGGAACTCTACCTGAAGCGGCTCGTAGTGGGCGGGTTCGAGAAGGTGTTCGAGATAAACCGTAATTTCCGCAACGAGGGAATTTCGGTTCGGCACAATCCGGAATTCACGATGATGGAGTTCTACCAGGCTTATGCTACCTTCGAAGACTTGATGAACTTTACTGAAGAACTCCTCTGCTATGTCTCAGAGCAGCTACTTGGAACGCTTGATATTGTGTATCAGGGCGAGGCGATTTCCCTTCAGCGTCCATGGCGGCGGCTGACCGTGCGGGAGGCGATTCTCGAGTATGGCGACATCGACTCGAAATCCCTGGACGATAGAGACCTTGCATATGCCTACGCCCAGAAGATAGGTCTCGACCTTCCCGGCGATGTAGGATATGGAAAACTGATAACCGAAATCTTCGAAGAGGTAGCCGAGCCGAAGCTTATTCAGCCTACGTTCATTACCGCCTATCCCACGGAAGTCTCTCCGCTCTCGCGTAGGAATGACCACGATCCCGAGATCGTCGACAGGTTTGAGTTTTTCTGCGCAGGACGTGAGATGGCAAATGCATTTTCCGAGCTAAACGATCCTCGCGACCAGAAGGAGCGTTTCCTCGCGCAGGTCGCGGCCAAGGCCAAGGGGGATGAAGAGGCTCACTACATGGATGAGGATTACATCCGTGCGCTTGAATACGGTATGCCTCCCACCGCCGGCGAGGGGATCGGAATCGATCGTCTGGTCATGCTGCTCACCGATTCGCCATCGATTCGCGACGTCATACTGTTTCCCCAGCTGCGAAAAGAGATAAAATAACGGTACTGGCAGCTTTATGCCTGCTGCGCCGGCCAGGGCGGCGGGAGTATCAATTCCAATATCACGGGACCTGAATGCCCTACGAACTCTTCATTGGCCTGCGTTATCTGAAAGCGAAGCGCAAGTCGACCTTCATTTCGATCATTACGGTCATTTCGACCGCGGGGGTGGCCCTCGGCGTCATGGCTCTCATCATCGTTCTGGCGGTGATGACAGGGTTTGAGGAGGACCTTAAGGATAAGATTCTCGGCACCAACGCCCACATCGTCGTTCTCAAGTCCACGGGGGGGATCGAAGGTTATGACGCACTCATGGGGAGGCTCAAGAAGATAGATGGTGTTGTTGCCGCGACCCCGTTCATCTATAACCAGGTTATGCTCTCCAGCGGGAAGAATGTCTCCGGTGTAGTTCTGCGCGGGGTGGATGTCGCCACCGATCCACTGGTTACGAACCTGAGCAAGTCACTGGTGGAGGGGAAGCTCCAGCAGCTGGAAAAGCCCGCGCAGGTACCTCTGGCAGGAAGCGAGCCTGCGCGTCCGGGTCTGATAATTGGTAAAGAGCTGGCAAAAAACCTGAACCTTTATACCGGCGACACCGTCAACGTCATCTCTCCCCTCGGAAACATCACGCCGCTAGGAATGGTGCCTAAGATGAAGCAGTTCCGCGTTGTCGGAATCTTCAATACCGGCATGTTCGAGTATGATTCGACCCTGGGGTATGTTTCGCTTCCGGAAGCGCAGGAGTTCCTGGGGCTGGGTGACACCGTCACCGGTATCCAGCTCAAGGTGTCCGATGTGTACGCGACGGGACGGATCGCGGCCCAGATCAACACCAAGATCGGTTTCCCCTATTTTGCCCGCGACTGGATGCAGATGAACAAGAACATCCTCTTCGCTCTCAAGACGGAAAAGCTAGTCATGTTCATCATCCTGACCCTGATCGTGCTCGTTGCAGCGTTCGGTATAGCATCAACCCTCTTTATGGTTGTGATGGAGAAGACCAAGGATATCGCCATACTCAAGTCTATGGGTGCCACCGGCACGAGCATCATGAAGATTTTCGTCATAGAGGGGCTGATCATAGGTATTTTCGGTACTCTCATCGGCGTGCTGGGGGGGCTGCTCGTTGCCACGAACCTGGAGCCTATCATTACCGTGGTTCAACACGTGACGGGTTTTGAGCTGTTCAGCAAGGATGTCTACTACCTTGACCATTTCCCTTCACGGGTCGTTCCCTCCGATGTGCTGCTCATTTCAGTCACTGCGGTTCTGATCTCGTTCCTGGCCACTCTCTACCCCTCCTGGCAGGCATCGCGGCTTTCCCCTGCGGAGGCTCTTAGATATGAATAGGCCGAGGTTTTTAGCAGCACCAACAGGTTCAGGCACAGGCTCGATCCTTAACCTCGGCCTTGAGCTGATCTCGGGTGTCGCCGTCTATGGCTGAGCTCCTCGATACAGTTGATCTGCGCAAGTCGTACGGATCCGGAGAAGGTAAGGTCGAAGTCCTCAAGGGAGTGACCCTTCAGGTTGAGGCAGGTGCCACTGTTGCCCTCGTCGGTGCTTCGGGAGCCGGGAAGAGCACGCTTCTCCACCTTCTCGGAGCCCTTGACCGCCCCAGTTCGGGCACCGTCAAGTTCCGGGGGGAAGACATTTTTCGCCAGAGCGATTCTGCTCTCGCGCTGTTCCGCAACAGGTCCATCGGTTTCGTGTTCCAGTTTCACCATCTCCTTCCCGAGTTCACCGCGCTCGAAAACTCGATGATGCCGCTGCTGATTTCAGGAATGAAGAGGGACGAGGCGGCAGTCATCGCTGAGGAGATGCTTTCCAACGTCGGATTGTCGCACCGCCTCACTCACAAGCCGGGGGAGCTTTCGGGAGGGGAGCAGCAGCGGGTGGCCATTGCCCGGTCACTGGTCCTGTCTCCGCAACTGCTCCTGGCCGACGAGCCGACCGGAAACCTGGACATGAAGACCAGTGAGGGTATTCACGACCTTCTGTCCGAGATTAACGGCAGGACTGGTATAACCATAATCATAGTAACCCATAACGAACTCCTGGCAGCCCGCATGGGAAGGACCATACGGCTCGTCGACGGCCGGCTGGACTAGAGGACAGGTGTGACATGAAGGTGAGGGTTTCTTGCTGAACAGACTGTTCCTCCTACTGCTTCTCTTGATACTCGCCATCCCCGCGGCTCATGCCGACGACGAGAGGGTCGTCGAAGTGCTCGTGAAGGGCAACCGGCGCATTGAGGCCGCCGCTATTGCAAATGTGCTGAAGACCACTGCCGGCAGCTATCTTTTTCCGGAGCAGGTGGACGAAGATGTCCGCGCCATCTTCCGGCTCGGCCATTTCCAGGACGTAAAGGCCGAGATCAGCCGGGGGGACAAAGGGACTGTCCTTACCTTCCTAGTCACCGAGAAGCCGGTCGTTCGTGAGATCCGCATTGAGGGAAACAAGGAAGTCTCTACGGAAAAAATCAGGGAAGTGCTGGAGATCAGGACCAATACCATCTACTCCCCCAATGATGTCGCTAAGAGCATCAAGAAGGTCAAGAAGCTCTATGCAGACGACGGTTACTACCTTGCGGAGATCGACACCCGCACGGAGAAGCGGTCCGCCAACGAGGTGAGGGTTCTGCTGACTGTAAAGGAGGGGGACAAGGTCCTCATCCGGAAGATACTCTTCGAGGGAAACAGGGCCTTTTCCGATCGCAAGCTGAAGAAGGTTATGGAAACCAACGAGAAAGGCTGGTTTTCATGGCTTACCAGTTCGGGTACCTATAAGGAAGAAGTACTGAAAAACGACGCGAACCTGATTGCCGACCTCTACTACAACAAC from Geobacter sp. DSM 9736 includes the following:
- a CDS encoding DUF1015 domain-containing protein; translated protein: MALIKPFRALRPASDLAERVAALPYDVMNVEEAQMMAAGNPYSFLHISRPEIDLPSEVDVHSEPVYVKGHENLMHFMKNRVLIQDQHDCYYVYRQKMGEIVQTGLVACASVDDYQSGVIKKHELTRADKEEDRVMHIDRLDANDEPVFYTYRHDARIAALVAEVTRGEAVYDFTTDDGVEHALWVIDKTDAIADLTALFAAIPVLYVADGHHRSAAASRVRDLRMKANPHHTGGEEYNFFLTVIFPDDEMNIMPYNRAVKDLNGLSPEQFIAGVSEQFEIAPVAGPFQPERTHQFCMVMNGKWFELRARQGSFNPDDAVSRLDVSILQNNLLSPILGIHNPRTDQRIHFVGGIRGLAELERLVAGGEYQVAFALHPTSLDELMALADEGKIMPPKSTWFEPKLRSGLFVHLLS
- a CDS encoding FKBP-type peptidyl-prolyl cis-trans isomerase, producing the protein MRGVEKLIVVLLLIAGIIIPACAQKEQKPAGDNAKQPAAAAQAAVKTPSGLSYVDLVTGTGAAPTPGKQVKVHYTGWLEDGTKFDSSLDSGQPFVFTLGVGQVIPGWDEGVQTMKTGGKRKLIVPPQLGYGAAGAGGVIPPNATLIFEVELLEVQN
- the wrbA gene encoding NAD(P)H:quinone oxidoreductase, with translation MKALVLYYSLYGHIHRMAEAVAEGVREIADAEAVLRRVPETLPPKVLELMGAVEAQKAFAHVPICTVDELVDYDAIIFGTPTRYGNMCGQMRQFLDATGQLWLKGALVGKVASVFASSATQHGGQESTILTFHVNLLHFGMVIVGLPYSFAQQMRIDEITGGSPYGASTIAGGRGERMPSENELAAARFQGRHVADIAARLARP
- a CDS encoding HD-GYP domain-containing protein — protein: MREKITTYDFGTGSKMALAITGFILWWTLGGHLTESRLVAAGYVVLLMTALYFVLRQMERASALRLVEKNWSLAGEKVDLNETLSVLEETFTTTLQSIAEAADNNDTYASGHSARVADFSVKIGKAMGLADEELESLRKAALFHDIGRIWIPGYVLSKEGPLNAEEQSMVRKHPVIGAELLDSSRALPSETAAVLHHHERFDGTGYPNGLKGLAIPLEARILAVADAFDAMTSDRPYRSALLMRDALNELYSNAGTQFDPRVVEAFISVLDDITQENDVVLMTDKHFGARLYSTIGNC
- the lysS gene encoding lysine--tRNA ligase produces the protein MEELSELLLQRRRKVDALWEAGINPYPNDFKPAHTSADLQAAYGEVQQIEENPTSFVVAGRILARRSFGKAAFIQVQDRKGRMQLYVKKDAVGPDVFEQFETFDIGDIIGAEGYPFRTKTGELSLHVTSLRLLTKSLLPLPEKFHGLTDVETRYRQRYVDLIVNPEVREVFAKRSRIVNLIREFMTDNDFLEVETPMMQQIPGGATARPFVTHHNALDMELFLRIAPELYLKRLVVGGFEKVFEINRNFRNEGISVRHNPEFTMMEFYQAYATFEDLMNFTEELLCYVSEQLLGTLDIVYQGEAISLQRPWRRLTVREAILEYGDIDSKSLDDRDLAYAYAQKIGLDLPGDVGYGKLITEIFEEVAEPKLIQPTFITAYPTEVSPLSRRNDHDPEIVDRFEFFCAGREMANAFSELNDPRDQKERFLAQVAAKAKGDEEAHYMDEDYIRALEYGMPPTAGEGIGIDRLVMLLTDSPSIRDVILFPQLRKEIK
- a CDS encoding lipoprotein-releasing ABC transporter permease subunit — encoded protein: MPYELFIGLRYLKAKRKSTFISIITVISTAGVALGVMALIIVLAVMTGFEEDLKDKILGTNAHIVVLKSTGGIEGYDALMGRLKKIDGVVAATPFIYNQVMLSSGKNVSGVVLRGVDVATDPLVTNLSKSLVEGKLQQLEKPAQVPLAGSEPARPGLIIGKELAKNLNLYTGDTVNVISPLGNITPLGMVPKMKQFRVVGIFNTGMFEYDSTLGYVSLPEAQEFLGLGDTVTGIQLKVSDVYATGRIAAQINTKIGFPYFARDWMQMNKNILFALKTEKLVMFIILTLIVLVAAFGIASTLFMVVMEKTKDIAILKSMGATGTSIMKIFVIEGLIIGIFGTLIGVLGGLLVATNLEPIITVVQHVTGFELFSKDVYYLDHFPSRVVPSDVLLISVTAVLISFLATLYPSWQASRLSPAEALRYE
- a CDS encoding ABC transporter ATP-binding protein, yielding MAELLDTVDLRKSYGSGEGKVEVLKGVTLQVEAGATVALVGASGAGKSTLLHLLGALDRPSSGTVKFRGEDIFRQSDSALALFRNRSIGFVFQFHHLLPEFTALENSMMPLLISGMKRDEAAVIAEEMLSNVGLSHRLTHKPGELSGGEQQRVAIARSLVLSPQLLLADEPTGNLDMKTSEGIHDLLSEINGRTGITIIIVTHNELLAARMGRTIRLVDGRLD